A genomic region of bacterium contains the following coding sequences:
- a CDS encoding ABC transporter ATP-binding protein: protein MNTDSAAPRPAPMLEMRGITKRFPGVVANEDVDFTVLPGQVHTLLGENGAGKSTLVKILYGLYQPDEGSITFDGTPVSIDSPSVAIETGIGMIHQHFMLVDTLTVAENVALGLGTPLSLTNLQPIRGRIREVSEEFGLHVDPDAYIWQMAVGERQRAEIVKALYRNVRLLVLDEPTAVLTPPEVSDLFVTLRQLSSDGRGLVFISHKLNEVMEISDEITVLRDGKVSGRTTPAESSRESLAMMMVGRPVEFTRTLAEQEPGDPKLEVKNLRVRGDREELAVRDVNIDVRAGEIVGIVGVSGNGQRELAEAIVGLREIESGEVFINGQPVKTPTPKQVRSMGLAYVPEERMKYGSIGDFTVAENLVLVNYDQSPYARSGLLSLRTIESHSEQLVSDYSIRTPSTETLTRKLSGGNIQKVVIAREFSGNAEMLLVAQPTRGIDIGAAEYIHEQLLTQRTQGRAILLISEDLDEVMALSDRLVVMYEGSVMGRVSREEATVEQVGLLMSGVGEPEGAAVTG, encoded by the coding sequence ATGAATACTGACTCGGCGGCGCCGAGGCCAGCACCGATGCTGGAGATGCGCGGTATTACCAAGCGCTTCCCCGGCGTGGTGGCCAACGAAGACGTTGACTTCACGGTGCTGCCGGGTCAGGTTCATACTCTCTTGGGAGAGAACGGGGCCGGCAAGAGCACCCTGGTGAAGATCCTCTACGGGCTCTACCAGCCCGACGAGGGGTCGATCACCTTCGACGGCACACCGGTGAGCATCGACTCGCCCTCGGTGGCGATTGAGACCGGCATCGGAATGATCCACCAGCACTTCATGCTGGTGGACACCCTGACCGTGGCCGAGAACGTGGCCCTGGGGCTGGGCACACCGCTCAGTCTGACCAACCTCCAGCCGATTCGTGGGCGAATCCGGGAGGTGTCTGAGGAGTTCGGCCTGCACGTCGATCCCGATGCCTATATCTGGCAAATGGCGGTCGGAGAGCGGCAGCGGGCCGAGATCGTCAAGGCGCTGTACCGAAACGTGAGGCTGTTGGTGCTGGACGAGCCCACCGCGGTGCTCACCCCTCCCGAGGTTTCCGACTTGTTCGTCACCCTCCGCCAGCTCAGCTCTGATGGAAGAGGACTGGTGTTCATCTCCCACAAGCTGAACGAGGTGATGGAGATCTCCGACGAGATCACGGTTCTGCGCGACGGCAAAGTCTCGGGGCGCACCACCCCTGCGGAGTCCAGCAGGGAGTCGCTGGCCATGATGATGGTGGGTCGCCCGGTGGAGTTCACCCGCACCCTTGCCGAACAGGAGCCGGGCGATCCCAAACTGGAGGTAAAAAACCTCCGGGTCCGGGGCGACCGGGAGGAACTTGCGGTGCGCGATGTGAACATCGACGTGCGAGCCGGCGAGATCGTCGGGATCGTGGGGGTGTCGGGCAACGGGCAGCGAGAATTGGCCGAGGCTATCGTCGGGTTGCGGGAGATTGAGTCGGGCGAGGTGTTCATCAACGGCCAACCGGTGAAGACCCCGACCCCCAAGCAGGTGCGGTCGATGGGCTTGGCTTACGTGCCCGAGGAGCGCATGAAGTACGGCAGTATCGGCGACTTCACCGTGGCCGAGAACCTTGTTCTGGTGAACTACGACCAGTCGCCCTACGCGCGGAGCGGGTTGCTGAGCCTTCGCACTATCGAGAGCCACAGCGAGCAGCTCGTCAGCGACTACTCCATACGCACGCCGAGCACTGAAACCCTCACCCGCAAGCTGTCGGGAGGCAACATCCAGAAAGTTGTGATTGCCCGTGAGTTCAGCGGCAATGCTGAGATGCTGCTGGTGGCCCAGCCCACCCGGGGAATCGACATCGGCGCAGCCGAGTACATCCACGAGCAGCTGCTCACCCAGCGTACGCAGGGCAGGGCCATCTTGTTGATCAGCGAGGATTTGGACGAGGTAATGGCGTTGTCCGACCGGCTGGTGGTGATGTACGAGGGGTCGGTGATGGGTCGGGTAAGCCGAGAAGAGGCCACCGTCGAGCAGGTGGGCCTATTGATGAGCGGCGTAGGCGAGCCGGAGGGTGCTGCGGTAACGGGGTAG